Proteins from a genomic interval of Zonotrichia albicollis isolate bZonAlb1 chromosome 18, bZonAlb1.hap1, whole genome shotgun sequence:
- the INPP5J gene encoding phosphatidylinositol 4,5-bisphosphate 5-phosphatase A isoform X1, with protein sequence MDPARRGSADRSSASGAGSRPGPPRGPGSAVRLPPDAGVSAAPFLGGGVPGGRRSSRPDGQGFGNGCPRRTGTEERPQAHTPPEGLPLPALLSPGPGGPPSPAAPGRVTFPAPAPPERREMLPKAESSDHIAAWAGPAVPRAPTLPKAVSSEFIAGGWAGLSPRAEPGELPVLARPLGRLGPSDVCDLLPDCPGRTPEDGAFRITVVTWNVGTAMPPNDVTSLLHLNTGETNDVDMIAIGLQEVNSKINKRLKDALFTDQWSELFMDVLSPFHFILVSTVRMQGVILLVFAKYYHLPFLQDIQTDCTRTGLGGYWGNKGGVSVRLSIFGHMVCFLNCHLPAHLEKAEQRKEDFATILHMQQFEGPVANGILDHDLVFWFGDLNFRIESLDICFVKYAIDSNVLSQLWEKDQLNIAKSTWPVLRGFQEGPLNFPPTFKFDVGTNKYDSSAKKRKPAWTDRILWKIKPPSKGLGTGGHRPSQGVLSVSQLCYCSHMEYTVSDHKPVAAIFAVQFASKVDKPLVEIYVADEWSKPEQAVVRYKMAVGFHRSSWDWIGLYRVGFRHPKDYVSYVWARSDDGERCLEKQLCAQVMFSEEALPKGNGEYILGYYSNTSSSIAGVTEPFQISLPRSEEGSSSTDSSGSSSEEDDSTLVLLAPKSRSPSPGKMKRHRSRSPSLAKFQGLILRPSSRDRGTSRSPSPQSRCSLPRSIPTIHLPHEDLGHHEVKSKELGQAAESPDSSPFYQTVQEQSGLRRVSADSSLSRADPRNLGLLPALRLEMIDQALGRRQESADQGYYPCRRMSTTCPPGCGPSPKEGQSPQELDRQSCAMGR encoded by the exons ATGGACCCGGCTCGGCGCGGCAGCGCCGACCGGAGCTCGGCCTCCGGCGCGGGGTCTCGGCCCGGCCCCCCGCGCGGCCCCGGGAGCGCGGTTCGGCTCCCGCCCGACGCTGGGGTTTCGGCGGCGCCTTTCCTCGGCGGCGGCGTCCCGGGCGGCCGTAGGAGCTCCCGACCGGACGGGCAGGGCTTCGGGAATGGCTGCCCGCGGCGCACAGGAACCGAGGAGCGGCCTCAGGCCCATACCCCGCCTGAGGGTCTCCCGCTGCCGGCCTTGCTGTCCCCCGGCCCGGGCGGCCCCCCGTCCCCGGCAGCCCCCGGCCGGGTCACCTTCCCCGCGCCAGCCCCGCCGGAGCGGCGGGAGATGCTGCCCAAAGCGGAGTCCAGCGACCACATCGCGGCCTGGGCGGGCCCCGCCGTGCCCCGCGCCCCCACGCTGCCCAAGGCCGTCTCCAGTGAGTTCATTGCCGGCGGGTGGGCGGGCCTGAGCCCCCGAGCGGAGCCGGGAGAGCTGCCCGTCCTCGCCCGGCCCCTCGGTCGTCTCGGCCCCAGCGACGTCTGCGATCTGCTGCCGGACTGCCCGGGACGAACCCCGGAGGACGGCGCGTTCCG CATCACAGTGGTCACCTGGAACGTAGGTACAGCCATGCCCCCAAATGATGTGACATCCCTGCTGCACCTCAACACGGGCGAGACAAACGATGTGGACATGATCGCCATTGG GCTGCAGGAGGTAAACTCAAAGATAAACAAACGCTTGAAGGATGCCCTCTTCACAGATCAGTGGAGTGAACTCTTCATGGATGTACTAAGCCCCTTCCACTTCATCCTG GTCAGCACAGTGAGGATGCAAGGTGTGATCCTGCTGGTGTTTGCCAAGTACTACCACCTGCCCTTCCTTCAGGACATCCAGACAGACTgcaccaggacagggctggggggatACTGG GGCAACAAGGGTGGGGTGAGTGTTCGTCTCTCCATCTTCGGCCACATGGTCTGCTTCCTGAACTGCCACCTGCCAGCACACCTGGAAAAGGCGGAGCAGCGCAAGGAGGACTTTGCCACCATACTGCACATGCAGCAGTTtgaggggcctgtggccaacgGCATCCTGGACCATGA CCTCGTGTTCTGGTTTGGGGACCTCAATTTCCGCATTGAGAGCCTGGACATCTGTTTTGTGAAGTATGCCATTGACAGCAATGTCCTGAGCCAGCTCTGGGAGAAGGATCAG CTGAACATTGCCAAAAGCACGTGGCCTGTTCTCAGAGGCTTCCAGGAGGGACCCCTGAACTTCCCACCCACTTTCAAGTTTGATGTGGGCACCAACAAGTATGACAGCAG TGCCAAGAAGCGAAAACCTGCCTGGACTGACCGCATCCTGTGGAAGATAAAACCTCCCAGCAAGGGGTTGGGCACAGGTGGGCACCGGCCCAGCCAGGGTGTGCTGTCAGTGAGCCAGCTGTGCTACTGCAGTCACATGGAATACACCGTCAGCGACCACAAGCCAGTAGCTGCCATctttgctgtgcag TTTGCTTCCAAGGTGGACAAGCCCCTGGTTGAGATTTATGTGGCTGATGAGTGGAGCAAGCCTGAGCAAGCAGTTGTCAGGTACAAGATGGCTGTTGGCTTCCACCGGAGCTCCTGGGACTGGATAGGACTCTACCGG GTGGGGTTTCGGCACCCTAAAGACTATGTGTCCTATGTCTGGGCCAGGAGTGATGATGGGGAGcgctgcctggagaagcagcTGTGTGCACAG GTGATGTTCTCTGAGGAAGCACTGCCCAAGGGGAATGGAGAGTACATCCTTGGATACTACAGCAACACCTCCAGTAGCATCGCTGGTGTGACTGAGCCCTTCCAG ATTTCCCTACCCAGGTCAGAGGAGGGCAGCAGCTCTACAgacagctcaggcagcagctcagaagAGGATGACAGTACACTTGTCCTCCTGGCTCCCAAATCCCGTAGTCCCAGCCCGGGCAAGATGAAACGTCACCGGAGCCgaagccccagcctggccaagttCCAGGGCCTCATCCTGCGGCCATCAAGCCGGGACAGGGGTACAAGCCGCAGTCCCTCACCCCAGAGCCGTTGCAGCCTCCCCAGGAGTATCCCCACCATCCATCTGCCCCATGAAGACCTGGGGCACCATGAAGTTAAAagcaaggagctgggacaggcagCTGAGAGCCCAGACAGCAGCCCGTTCTACCAGACTGTGCAGGAGCAAAGTGGCCTCCGGCGTGTCTCTGCTGACAgctccctgagcagggctgacCCCCGGAACCTGGGCCTGCTGCCTGCACTGCGCCTGGAGATGATTgaccaggccctgggccggCGGCAGGAGAGCGCAGACCAGGGCTATTATCCCTGCCGGAGAATGAGCACCACCTGCCCCCCAGGCTGTGGCCCCTCCCCAAAGGAGGGGCAGAGCCCCCAGGAACTGGACAGACAGAGCTGTGCCATGGGCCGCTGA
- the INPP5J gene encoding phosphatidylinositol 4,5-bisphosphate 5-phosphatase A isoform X2: protein MDPARRGSADRSSASGAGSRPGPPRGPGSAVRLPPDAGVSAAPFLGGGVPGGRRSSRPDGQGFGNGCPRRTGTEERPQAHTPPEGLPLPALLSPGPGGPPSPAAPGRVTFPAPAPPERREMLPKAESSDHIAAWAGPAVPRAPTLPKAVSSEFIAGGWAGLSPRAEPGELPVLARPLGRLGPSDVCDLLPDCPGRTPEDGAFRITVVTWNVGTAMPPNDVTSLLHLNTGETNDVDMIAIGLQEVNSKINKRLKDALFTDQWSELFMDVLSPFHFILVSTVRMQGVILLVFAKYYHLPFLQDIQTDCTRTGLGGYWLNIAKSTWPVLRGFQEGPLNFPPTFKFDVGTNKYDSSAKKRKPAWTDRILWKIKPPSKGLGTGGHRPSQGVLSVSQLCYCSHMEYTVSDHKPVAAIFAVQFASKVDKPLVEIYVADEWSKPEQAVVRYKMAVGFHRSSWDWIGLYRVGFRHPKDYVSYVWARSDDGERCLEKQLCAQVMFSEEALPKGNGEYILGYYSNTSSSIAGVTEPFQISLPRSEEGSSSTDSSGSSSEEDDSTLVLLAPKSRSPSPGKMKRHRSRSPSLAKFQGLILRPSSRDRGTSRSPSPQSRCSLPRSIPTIHLPHEDLGHHEVKSKELGQAAESPDSSPFYQTVQEQSGLRRVSADSSLSRADPRNLGLLPALRLEMIDQALGRRQESADQGYYPCRRMSTTCPPGCGPSPKEGQSPQELDRQSCAMGR from the exons ATGGACCCGGCTCGGCGCGGCAGCGCCGACCGGAGCTCGGCCTCCGGCGCGGGGTCTCGGCCCGGCCCCCCGCGCGGCCCCGGGAGCGCGGTTCGGCTCCCGCCCGACGCTGGGGTTTCGGCGGCGCCTTTCCTCGGCGGCGGCGTCCCGGGCGGCCGTAGGAGCTCCCGACCGGACGGGCAGGGCTTCGGGAATGGCTGCCCGCGGCGCACAGGAACCGAGGAGCGGCCTCAGGCCCATACCCCGCCTGAGGGTCTCCCGCTGCCGGCCTTGCTGTCCCCCGGCCCGGGCGGCCCCCCGTCCCCGGCAGCCCCCGGCCGGGTCACCTTCCCCGCGCCAGCCCCGCCGGAGCGGCGGGAGATGCTGCCCAAAGCGGAGTCCAGCGACCACATCGCGGCCTGGGCGGGCCCCGCCGTGCCCCGCGCCCCCACGCTGCCCAAGGCCGTCTCCAGTGAGTTCATTGCCGGCGGGTGGGCGGGCCTGAGCCCCCGAGCGGAGCCGGGAGAGCTGCCCGTCCTCGCCCGGCCCCTCGGTCGTCTCGGCCCCAGCGACGTCTGCGATCTGCTGCCGGACTGCCCGGGACGAACCCCGGAGGACGGCGCGTTCCG CATCACAGTGGTCACCTGGAACGTAGGTACAGCCATGCCCCCAAATGATGTGACATCCCTGCTGCACCTCAACACGGGCGAGACAAACGATGTGGACATGATCGCCATTGG GCTGCAGGAGGTAAACTCAAAGATAAACAAACGCTTGAAGGATGCCCTCTTCACAGATCAGTGGAGTGAACTCTTCATGGATGTACTAAGCCCCTTCCACTTCATCCTG GTCAGCACAGTGAGGATGCAAGGTGTGATCCTGCTGGTGTTTGCCAAGTACTACCACCTGCCCTTCCTTCAGGACATCCAGACAGACTgcaccaggacagggctggggggatACTGG CTGAACATTGCCAAAAGCACGTGGCCTGTTCTCAGAGGCTTCCAGGAGGGACCCCTGAACTTCCCACCCACTTTCAAGTTTGATGTGGGCACCAACAAGTATGACAGCAG TGCCAAGAAGCGAAAACCTGCCTGGACTGACCGCATCCTGTGGAAGATAAAACCTCCCAGCAAGGGGTTGGGCACAGGTGGGCACCGGCCCAGCCAGGGTGTGCTGTCAGTGAGCCAGCTGTGCTACTGCAGTCACATGGAATACACCGTCAGCGACCACAAGCCAGTAGCTGCCATctttgctgtgcag TTTGCTTCCAAGGTGGACAAGCCCCTGGTTGAGATTTATGTGGCTGATGAGTGGAGCAAGCCTGAGCAAGCAGTTGTCAGGTACAAGATGGCTGTTGGCTTCCACCGGAGCTCCTGGGACTGGATAGGACTCTACCGG GTGGGGTTTCGGCACCCTAAAGACTATGTGTCCTATGTCTGGGCCAGGAGTGATGATGGGGAGcgctgcctggagaagcagcTGTGTGCACAG GTGATGTTCTCTGAGGAAGCACTGCCCAAGGGGAATGGAGAGTACATCCTTGGATACTACAGCAACACCTCCAGTAGCATCGCTGGTGTGACTGAGCCCTTCCAG ATTTCCCTACCCAGGTCAGAGGAGGGCAGCAGCTCTACAgacagctcaggcagcagctcagaagAGGATGACAGTACACTTGTCCTCCTGGCTCCCAAATCCCGTAGTCCCAGCCCGGGCAAGATGAAACGTCACCGGAGCCgaagccccagcctggccaagttCCAGGGCCTCATCCTGCGGCCATCAAGCCGGGACAGGGGTACAAGCCGCAGTCCCTCACCCCAGAGCCGTTGCAGCCTCCCCAGGAGTATCCCCACCATCCATCTGCCCCATGAAGACCTGGGGCACCATGAAGTTAAAagcaaggagctgggacaggcagCTGAGAGCCCAGACAGCAGCCCGTTCTACCAGACTGTGCAGGAGCAAAGTGGCCTCCGGCGTGTCTCTGCTGACAgctccctgagcagggctgacCCCCGGAACCTGGGCCTGCTGCCTGCACTGCGCCTGGAGATGATTgaccaggccctgggccggCGGCAGGAGAGCGCAGACCAGGGCTATTATCCCTGCCGGAGAATGAGCACCACCTGCCCCCCAGGCTGTGGCCCCTCCCCAAAGGAGGGGCAGAGCCCCCAGGAACTGGACAGACAGAGCTGTGCCATGGGCCGCTGA
- the INPP5J gene encoding phosphatidylinositol 4,5-bisphosphate 5-phosphatase A isoform X4: MDPARRGSADRSSASGAGSRPGPPRGPGSAVRLPPDAGVSAAPFLGGGVPGGRRSSRPDGQGFGNGCPRRTGTEERPQAHTPPEGLPLPALLSPGPGGPPSPAAPGRVTFPAPAPPERREMLPKAESSDHIAAWAGPAVPRAPTLPKAVSSEFIAGGWAGLSPRAEPGELPVLARPLGRLGPSDVCDLLPDCPGRTPEDGAFRITVVTWNVGTAMPPNDVTSLLHLNTGETNDVDMIAIGLQEVNSKINKRLKDALFTDQWSELFMDVLSPFHFILVSTVRMQGVILLVFAKYYHLPFLQDIQTDCTRTGLGGYWGNKGGVSVRLSIFGHMVCFLNCHLPAHLEKAEQRKEDFATILHMQQFEGPVANGILDHDLVFWFGDLNFRIESLDICFVKYAIDSNVLSQLWEKDQLNIAKSTWPVLRGFQEGPLNFPPTFKFDVGTNKYDSSAKKRKPAWTDRILWKIKPPSKGLGTGGHRPSQGVLSVSQLCYCSHMEYTVSDHKPVAAIFAVQFASKVDKPLVEIYVADEWSKPEQAVVRYKMAVGFHRSSWDWIGLYRVGFRHPKDYVSYVWARSDDGERCLEKQLCAQVMFSEEALPKGNGEYILGYYSNTSSSIAGVTEPFQSQPGQDETSPEPKPQPGQVPGPHPAAIKPGQGYKPQSLTPEPLQPPQEYPHHPSAP, encoded by the exons ATGGACCCGGCTCGGCGCGGCAGCGCCGACCGGAGCTCGGCCTCCGGCGCGGGGTCTCGGCCCGGCCCCCCGCGCGGCCCCGGGAGCGCGGTTCGGCTCCCGCCCGACGCTGGGGTTTCGGCGGCGCCTTTCCTCGGCGGCGGCGTCCCGGGCGGCCGTAGGAGCTCCCGACCGGACGGGCAGGGCTTCGGGAATGGCTGCCCGCGGCGCACAGGAACCGAGGAGCGGCCTCAGGCCCATACCCCGCCTGAGGGTCTCCCGCTGCCGGCCTTGCTGTCCCCCGGCCCGGGCGGCCCCCCGTCCCCGGCAGCCCCCGGCCGGGTCACCTTCCCCGCGCCAGCCCCGCCGGAGCGGCGGGAGATGCTGCCCAAAGCGGAGTCCAGCGACCACATCGCGGCCTGGGCGGGCCCCGCCGTGCCCCGCGCCCCCACGCTGCCCAAGGCCGTCTCCAGTGAGTTCATTGCCGGCGGGTGGGCGGGCCTGAGCCCCCGAGCGGAGCCGGGAGAGCTGCCCGTCCTCGCCCGGCCCCTCGGTCGTCTCGGCCCCAGCGACGTCTGCGATCTGCTGCCGGACTGCCCGGGACGAACCCCGGAGGACGGCGCGTTCCG CATCACAGTGGTCACCTGGAACGTAGGTACAGCCATGCCCCCAAATGATGTGACATCCCTGCTGCACCTCAACACGGGCGAGACAAACGATGTGGACATGATCGCCATTGG GCTGCAGGAGGTAAACTCAAAGATAAACAAACGCTTGAAGGATGCCCTCTTCACAGATCAGTGGAGTGAACTCTTCATGGATGTACTAAGCCCCTTCCACTTCATCCTG GTCAGCACAGTGAGGATGCAAGGTGTGATCCTGCTGGTGTTTGCCAAGTACTACCACCTGCCCTTCCTTCAGGACATCCAGACAGACTgcaccaggacagggctggggggatACTGG GGCAACAAGGGTGGGGTGAGTGTTCGTCTCTCCATCTTCGGCCACATGGTCTGCTTCCTGAACTGCCACCTGCCAGCACACCTGGAAAAGGCGGAGCAGCGCAAGGAGGACTTTGCCACCATACTGCACATGCAGCAGTTtgaggggcctgtggccaacgGCATCCTGGACCATGA CCTCGTGTTCTGGTTTGGGGACCTCAATTTCCGCATTGAGAGCCTGGACATCTGTTTTGTGAAGTATGCCATTGACAGCAATGTCCTGAGCCAGCTCTGGGAGAAGGATCAG CTGAACATTGCCAAAAGCACGTGGCCTGTTCTCAGAGGCTTCCAGGAGGGACCCCTGAACTTCCCACCCACTTTCAAGTTTGATGTGGGCACCAACAAGTATGACAGCAG TGCCAAGAAGCGAAAACCTGCCTGGACTGACCGCATCCTGTGGAAGATAAAACCTCCCAGCAAGGGGTTGGGCACAGGTGGGCACCGGCCCAGCCAGGGTGTGCTGTCAGTGAGCCAGCTGTGCTACTGCAGTCACATGGAATACACCGTCAGCGACCACAAGCCAGTAGCTGCCATctttgctgtgcag TTTGCTTCCAAGGTGGACAAGCCCCTGGTTGAGATTTATGTGGCTGATGAGTGGAGCAAGCCTGAGCAAGCAGTTGTCAGGTACAAGATGGCTGTTGGCTTCCACCGGAGCTCCTGGGACTGGATAGGACTCTACCGG GTGGGGTTTCGGCACCCTAAAGACTATGTGTCCTATGTCTGGGCCAGGAGTGATGATGGGGAGcgctgcctggagaagcagcTGTGTGCACAG GTGATGTTCTCTGAGGAAGCACTGCCCAAGGGGAATGGAGAGTACATCCTTGGATACTACAGCAACACCTCCAGTAGCATCGCTGGTGTGACTGAGCCCTTCCAG TCCCAGCCCGGGCAAGATGAAACGTCACCGGAGCCgaagccccagcctggccaagttCCAGGGCCTCATCCTGCGGCCATCAAGCCGGGACAGGGGTACAAGCCGCAGTCCCTCACCCCAGAGCCGTTGCAGCCTCCCCAGGAGTATCCCCACCATCCATCTGCCCCATGA
- the INPP5J gene encoding phosphatidylinositol 4,5-bisphosphate 5-phosphatase A isoform X5 — MDPARRGSADRSSASGAGSRPGPPRGPGSAVRLPPDAGVSAAPFLGGGVPGGRRSSRPDGQGFGNGCPRRTGTEERPQAHTPPEGLPLPALLSPGPGGPPSPAAPGRVTFPAPAPPERREMLPKAESSDHIAAWAGPAVPRAPTLPKAVSSEFIAGGWAGLSPRAEPGELPVLARPLGRLGPSDVCDLLPDCPGRTPEDGAFRITVVTWNVGTAMPPNDVTSLLHLNTGETNDVDMIAIGLQEVNSKINKRLKDALFTDQWSELFMDVLSPFHFILVSTVRMQGVILLVFAKYYHLPFLQDIQTDCTRTGLGGYWGNKGGVSVRLSIFGHMVCFLNCHLPAHLEKAEQRKEDFATILHMQQFEGPVANGILDHDLVFWFGDLNFRIESLDICFVKYAIDSNVLSQLWEKDQLNIAKSTWPVLRGFQEGPLNFPPTFKFDVGTNKYDSSAKKRKPAWTDRILWKIKPPSKGLGTGGHRPSQGVLSVSQLCYCSHMEYTVSDHKPVAAIFAVQFASKVDKPLVEIYVADEWSKPEQAVVRYKMAVGFHRSSWDWIGLYRVGFRHPKDYVSYVWARSDDGERCLEKQLCAQVMFSEEALPKGNGEYILGYYSNTSSSIAGVTEPFQVRGGQQLYRQLRQQLRRG, encoded by the exons ATGGACCCGGCTCGGCGCGGCAGCGCCGACCGGAGCTCGGCCTCCGGCGCGGGGTCTCGGCCCGGCCCCCCGCGCGGCCCCGGGAGCGCGGTTCGGCTCCCGCCCGACGCTGGGGTTTCGGCGGCGCCTTTCCTCGGCGGCGGCGTCCCGGGCGGCCGTAGGAGCTCCCGACCGGACGGGCAGGGCTTCGGGAATGGCTGCCCGCGGCGCACAGGAACCGAGGAGCGGCCTCAGGCCCATACCCCGCCTGAGGGTCTCCCGCTGCCGGCCTTGCTGTCCCCCGGCCCGGGCGGCCCCCCGTCCCCGGCAGCCCCCGGCCGGGTCACCTTCCCCGCGCCAGCCCCGCCGGAGCGGCGGGAGATGCTGCCCAAAGCGGAGTCCAGCGACCACATCGCGGCCTGGGCGGGCCCCGCCGTGCCCCGCGCCCCCACGCTGCCCAAGGCCGTCTCCAGTGAGTTCATTGCCGGCGGGTGGGCGGGCCTGAGCCCCCGAGCGGAGCCGGGAGAGCTGCCCGTCCTCGCCCGGCCCCTCGGTCGTCTCGGCCCCAGCGACGTCTGCGATCTGCTGCCGGACTGCCCGGGACGAACCCCGGAGGACGGCGCGTTCCG CATCACAGTGGTCACCTGGAACGTAGGTACAGCCATGCCCCCAAATGATGTGACATCCCTGCTGCACCTCAACACGGGCGAGACAAACGATGTGGACATGATCGCCATTGG GCTGCAGGAGGTAAACTCAAAGATAAACAAACGCTTGAAGGATGCCCTCTTCACAGATCAGTGGAGTGAACTCTTCATGGATGTACTAAGCCCCTTCCACTTCATCCTG GTCAGCACAGTGAGGATGCAAGGTGTGATCCTGCTGGTGTTTGCCAAGTACTACCACCTGCCCTTCCTTCAGGACATCCAGACAGACTgcaccaggacagggctggggggatACTGG GGCAACAAGGGTGGGGTGAGTGTTCGTCTCTCCATCTTCGGCCACATGGTCTGCTTCCTGAACTGCCACCTGCCAGCACACCTGGAAAAGGCGGAGCAGCGCAAGGAGGACTTTGCCACCATACTGCACATGCAGCAGTTtgaggggcctgtggccaacgGCATCCTGGACCATGA CCTCGTGTTCTGGTTTGGGGACCTCAATTTCCGCATTGAGAGCCTGGACATCTGTTTTGTGAAGTATGCCATTGACAGCAATGTCCTGAGCCAGCTCTGGGAGAAGGATCAG CTGAACATTGCCAAAAGCACGTGGCCTGTTCTCAGAGGCTTCCAGGAGGGACCCCTGAACTTCCCACCCACTTTCAAGTTTGATGTGGGCACCAACAAGTATGACAGCAG TGCCAAGAAGCGAAAACCTGCCTGGACTGACCGCATCCTGTGGAAGATAAAACCTCCCAGCAAGGGGTTGGGCACAGGTGGGCACCGGCCCAGCCAGGGTGTGCTGTCAGTGAGCCAGCTGTGCTACTGCAGTCACATGGAATACACCGTCAGCGACCACAAGCCAGTAGCTGCCATctttgctgtgcag TTTGCTTCCAAGGTGGACAAGCCCCTGGTTGAGATTTATGTGGCTGATGAGTGGAGCAAGCCTGAGCAAGCAGTTGTCAGGTACAAGATGGCTGTTGGCTTCCACCGGAGCTCCTGGGACTGGATAGGACTCTACCGG GTGGGGTTTCGGCACCCTAAAGACTATGTGTCCTATGTCTGGGCCAGGAGTGATGATGGGGAGcgctgcctggagaagcagcTGTGTGCACAG GTGATGTTCTCTGAGGAAGCACTGCCCAAGGGGAATGGAGAGTACATCCTTGGATACTACAGCAACACCTCCAGTAGCATCGCTGGTGTGACTGAGCCCTTCCAG GTCAGAGGAGGGCAGCAGCTCTACAgacagctcaggcagcagctcagaagAGGATGA
- the SELENOM gene encoding selenoprotein M, translating to MPGAVRVPVARRTWQRAGAMRAVLPGPGLWLLLAVALAAGSGSERPRLRETVLQDLARGKVETCGGURLNRLREVKAFVTQDIPFYHNLEMKHLPGADPELVLLSLRYEELERIPLSDMTREEINQLVQELGFYRKETPDAPVPEEFQFAPAKSLPILLPPHAPTADGKTPPKHDKEEHPDL from the exons ATGCCCGGCGCCGTGCGCGTGCCCGTGGCGCGCCGGACGTGGCAGCGGGCGGGAGCGATGCGGGCGGTgctgccggggccggggctgtggctgctgctggcggtGGCGCTGGCGGCGGGCAGCGGCTCGGAGCGCCCCCGGCTCCGCGAGACCGTGCTGCAGGACCTGGCCCGCGGCAAGGTGGAG ACCTGCGGCGGGTGACGGCTGAATCGCCTCAGGGAG GTGAAGGCGTTCGTCACCCAGGACATCCCATTCTA CCATAACCTGGAGATGAAACACCTGCCTGGTGCTGACCCTGAGCTTGTGCTCCTCAGCCTCCGGTATGAGGAGCTAGAG AGAATTCCCCTGAGCGACATGACCCGGGAAGAGATCAACCAGCTGGTGCAGGAGTTGGGCTTCTACCGCAAGGAGACGCCTGATGCCCCTGTGCCAGAGGAGTTCCAGTTTGCCCCTGCCAAGTCTCTGCCAATACTGCTGCCCCCCCATGCACCCACTGCTGATGGCaagaccccacccaaacatgaCAAGGAAGAACACCCAGACCTCTAG